In Cyanobacteria bacterium FACHB-DQ100, the DNA window TAAACTATTCTGTTGTATATCGGTTCAAGCACTGTGAAGTGCGTCGCTTTCGCTCGGCTTCCCTCACCGCTTAATCAATATAGCCGGAACAGAAGGAGGATGTCAAGCAGGTTGACCAAAAAAATTTCGGGATTTCTAGAGAGGTGGCATTAACTCTTGTGCAGTAGGCTTCCCAGGATTTTGGAATAGAGGGCTTGAGTAAGAAGCTCGGCAGTTTTCTTATCGTTTTCCTGGCAATAGGCGCTTGTATAGAGGGGGGCGCTGATGCGAATAATGATATTTGCGCGGGGTGAGGCAGTAGGAGAGTAGGAGAGCGAGATCGGCACGATCGGTACTTGCACCCTTCCACTCGCTTCCGCTTGCAGCACTAATCGAGCCAGTCCGGTTTTGAATTCTCGTAAGGGACGATCGCGCACGATTCCGCCTTCTGGAAAAATGACGAGTTTACACCCAGCACAAAGTAGGTCTACAGCACATCGCATACTAGAAATGCTAGGACGAGAAAGATTGACTGGAAATGCGCCAAGCCGCTCGATCAGCCAGCCTTGAATTCCTTCAAACTGGTTTGCGTTGGTCATAAATCTGAGGGGTTCCCGGCTAAGAAGTGAGAGAACAAGAGGGTCCCAACGGCTGGAGTGTTTAGAAGCCAAGATTAAGGGACCTTGTTTGGGTAGATACTCCCGTCCGTGGATTTTGATCGAGCCAAAGTAAAGTTTTAGAACTGCTCGATGAATTGGATAGAGCGACCAATAAAGCCAGGGTTCAACAGTAGCAAGGCTAAACACGATGTTATCGACCTATGAAATTAGATAAAGTTCGGACGGTGAGGACTTGGGGAGGGGTAGCATCGGGTGGATAGAGAAAATCAACCTCGACCGATCGAGTCGTGCTGGGTGGAAGCGTCAAATTCAGGAGAGAGCTACCTTTTTGACCTCGACGTTGAACGAGGTGAATGAAACGGGTTTTGGGAATGGAGCGTTCGTCAAGATAGCGAAGACGAACCGTGCCACGGAAGAAGATGCGGGGGTCGGGCGGGTTGAGAAATACAAGTTCATTGCGGCTGCGGTCTTGTTTGATTGGCGTTTCGATCGAGATTGAAACCGTTTGAGCTTGACGAGTTGTATTTCGCAGAGGCAGCGTCAGGTTGTAATGGGTTGCATAGTTTCCATTAGCGAGGTAAGCAGTATCAGGATAGCGGACGAGCATGGGCGCACTCTGGATTTGTCCTGTGGCAAATGTGCCTTGCTCAAGGGTACTGAGACCGTAAGAAAAGGCATGACCGGGACTTGGAATACTGAGATAATCTTTTCGGTTATCGGTGATTTGTGCTTTCCACTCGGAGCCTTTGGAGACACCTGCCACTCGGCCATAGGTAATGTTTGTCGTTTTGGAGTTAGGGGGAGTAGGGGGAATATCTCTAGGTCCTGCAACACCCGCATTGACAAGCAGATTCAGCCATTCTTCGATCGTAGGAACTCGCTCGGTGCGATTCGGATTCAGGGGAGCAAACATTGCCAGCGTGGCGACATAAACGGGCGCTTGACTAAAGAGGCGCATTAATGTGGAGCGACCATTAGAAGTTGGGGTGACTGTTCCTGCTGGAATGGGCAAGTTCATCAGCATTTGAGCCTGCTTTGGGGGAATGATCATGGCAGTTGGAAGGTTCGTCTGTCTACGTCCACGCAGTATATCGCCGACAACACGACTGCCAGGGCCTGCAAAAACAGTTCCAACAGGATCTTCAACGTGAGGAGGAAGATCGATAAATAGAGCATCGGGACGAGTCAGGTAGGTCGCGGCTTGAGAGATATCTACGTGAACAGGTCGATCGTTGGGATTGTAGATCACGATACCTTGAAAGAGCGATCGGGTTTGGTTAGGATTACTGGCTCTAGAGATGTGATGAGCAAAGATATCAAATCTGCCATTAAAGGCGTAGTTTAGATGGGCTGAAGGAACACGCATCCCAGCAGAAGGAAAAGTCGAAAGCAAAATTCCTTCGGTTAAGACGACTTCAGGACTATTGCTATTAAAAACAGGAACATCATCCAGCTTGCCAGGAAGAGCGCGGATTTCTTGAGCTTCGACGAATTCTTGGGGTGGAACACTTTCTTGTAGAGGAAGTGTTTCCTGGTTTGTGGGTTGTGGAGAAACGATCGGAGCAGGAGAAACTGGAACCCTTGCAGAAAGCTGGGCAGGAGGTAAGAGGGGCAACATCAGGAACATGAGAAGACTATCAAACCGACTTGGATCAAAGTGAATATACAGCAGAAGTCAAAAATGGCACTCCTGATACTGCTCCATTTTGAACATTCTTTGCGTTAATGAAGCATAGAATTTGTCGCAAAGTCGTATCCTATGCCTTCCGTTATGGTGCAAAGTTGCTCTGAGATTAGGGATTCAATCGTTAAGCTGCGATCGATTCCAGGTGTTTTCGGTTTTGTCCTAAGCATGAATTTTATCGGCTTGGGAGTATTATCTCAAGCTGCGGTTGCGGCTCCCAAAAACAGCGATTACTGCGAAGGTCGGTTAAACGAGGGTTGGCTAACTGGGTTTCATCTGTGTCAGTTTCCCAGCGGAAGCCGATTTCAGGGAAATCTACGGCAGCACAGACGAGAAGGTCCAGGGGTATTCATTTACCCAGATGGAACTCGGTGCGAAGGAAACTTTCAGGACAACTTGTTAAATGGTCGGGGTGTTTGTCAATTTGCTAGTGGTAATCGCTATGAGGGTGAATTTCGCCAAAATGTGCGAGAAGGGCGCGGAATTTTTGTTTATCGAGATGGGACGCGCTGCGAAGGAAGTTTTCGATCGAACGCATTGAATGGATTTGGGCGCTGTACCTTCCTAAGTGGAAATCGCTACGAGGGAACCTTTCAAAATAATGTTCGGCAAGGGCGCGGAGTATTTGTCTACACGAATGGAACTCGATGCGAGGGCGAGTTTCGGCAGAACGCCCTGAATGGATTTGGAGTTTGTATGTATCCGAATGGCGATCGCTATGAGGGATCATTTCAGAACAATCAGCGAAATGGGCGCGGAACTTATATTTTTGCCAATGGCAGACGCTCGCAAGGAGCCTGGCGCAATGGCAATCCACCACAGGTTAGACCCGCTCGATCTAGAGCAAATCCTCGTCGGCAAGTGCAATCACCACAGCGCCGACGAGTGAGGTAATTCTAGTTTTTAATCAACCTCCAAGTCTGCGTCCAAGCTTGAGAGGATTGAATGATGCAGTAATGCCAAATTCTTCTGCAAACTCAAGAACACGGCAATGCGCCCTTCCGTCTCGGACAATCCCTGTGAGAATAATCGGTGAATTACCGCCTTGAAGGCTCATCTCGAACAGAGGGTATCCAACACTCGGTTGAACTTTATCCTGTAAATATTTCGGAGCAGTGTCTGAATTACCAATTAAGATACGGCGCTTACTGCTATCCCAGAAGTAGGACAAATTATAGAGCGTTAGTAACTCTCCGGCTCTAGCCCAGGATGATCCATTTTCATCGATCGAAACAGTTAGAGGTTTGCCATTCGCCTCGATCGTTTGATCGCTGACAAACTTCAGAGGTTTAGGGGCGGGGGAAGCACCTTGAAAGTATTTGAGAATTTTTTCTCGAAGAACGTCACCCCCATTCGTAGCACCTCTTCTGGACAACTGCAAGAAGTCCCAGCGCTCTCCCGTTCCTCCCCACATTAAAGGCCCGTAATTTTCATGCACAATCCATCCATCCCGATTAGAAGCGGCTTCAGCGTGGGTCATGATGGATTTAACATTGATGTCTTTTTCTGTCCAGTTCCAGCTTTTGGCAACTCGCGCCACTTCCTGGCACATGGCTTCGATTTGAGCATCAGTTGGTGGTAAGTCCCAAGGATCTTCTCCACCCATACAGGCACAGGAGATGCCAATTGAGTTATCGTTCCGTCTGTAAGTGTGACCGGACAAATCAATCGTATAGTCATGCAGGCGATGAATTCTGCCATTACCGGTCACAATCGTATGGTAATGATCTCTTACAACCCAGTCGTAATGGGTTGCAGTCCAGTGCAGATAAATTTTTGCTGACATATTGCACCTTAATGTGATTGAGCAAAGTGTAATGAGCAATGAAGCGTCTTTGTGCTATTCGTCTTTAGTTGGGAATGTGCCCAAACAGATACTTCAATCGATCGACCCGTTTTTCAGAAATATATAGACGACTTGAATACGGGCTGCTGATTTCGCAGGCTCTTCAAATAGCTTTTGTATAATACCTAACACGGAGAATAAGATTTTACTTTTAATAATGCATTTGATATAAGTTATGCACTTGAGACATGAAAAAGCTCGATCGCCTTGACGACCGAGCCTTGGAGCTACTCTCTCTTAAATCTGATAAAACTTTTAGTCAAACAATCCTTCAGTCACACCATCTCGGAGGCTTACAGATCCCCACCCCGGAGCGCCAACAAGAAGATTACAACTGGACCTGCCAGCATAACCATCGCAACCAAGGTCACTTGAACGAGCGCTTCAAAGTTAATGTCGTTCAGAAAGCTCAAAAACTCCATCTGTCCCCCCGTATACTCTAAGCTCTATATAAAATTCGTGAAGCTTCGATACAGGTTATTTTATCGGTCGATCGCATCATTCTTAAGGAAGTTAACAAAACTCAACAAAACTCAAAGCTAGTAATAGAAAATTCATTGGCTCAGATTTTAGCTGGCGTTAGTTGTCGAATTGCTACATTGGGAGCTATACAAATGGGTGGCGTGCTAGAACACCAGGCGTTATGGAAATCTTGATTGTCGAAGACGAAGCGGAAATCGCTCAACTGATTCAACTCTACCTGGAAAAAGAG includes these proteins:
- a CDS encoding membrane-binding protein, translated to MPSVMVQSCSEIRDSIVKLRSIPGVFGFVLSMNFIGLGVLSQAAVAAPKNSDYCEGRLNEGWLTGFHLCQFPSGSRFQGNLRQHRREGPGVFIYPDGTRCEGNFQDNLLNGRGVCQFASGNRYEGEFRQNVREGRGIFVYRDGTRCEGSFRSNALNGFGRCTFLSGNRYEGTFQNNVRQGRGVFVYTNGTRCEGEFRQNALNGFGVCMYPNGDRYEGSFQNNQRNGRGTYIFANGRRSQGAWRNGNPPQVRPARSRANPRRQVQSPQRRRVR
- a CDS encoding DUF3370 domain-containing protein → MFLMLPLLPPAQLSARVPVSPAPIVSPQPTNQETLPLQESVPPQEFVEAQEIRALPGKLDDVPVFNSNSPEVVLTEGILLSTFPSAGMRVPSAHLNYAFNGRFDIFAHHISRASNPNQTRSLFQGIVIYNPNDRPVHVDISQAATYLTRPDALFIDLPPHVEDPVGTVFAGPGSRVVGDILRGRRQTNLPTAMIIPPKQAQMLMNLPIPAGTVTPTSNGRSTLMRLFSQAPVYVATLAMFAPLNPNRTERVPTIEEWLNLLVNAGVAGPRDIPPTPPNSKTTNITYGRVAGVSKGSEWKAQITDNRKDYLSIPSPGHAFSYGLSTLEQGTFATGQIQSAPMLVRYPDTAYLANGNYATHYNLTLPLRNTTRQAQTVSISIETPIKQDRSRNELVFLNPPDPRIFFRGTVRLRYLDERSIPKTRFIHLVQRRGQKGSSLLNLTLPPSTTRSVEVDFLYPPDATPPQVLTVRTLSNFIGR
- a CDS encoding N-acetylmuramoyl-L-alanine amidase, which translates into the protein MSAKIYLHWTATHYDWVVRDHYHTIVTGNGRIHRLHDYTIDLSGHTYRRNDNSIGISCACMGGEDPWDLPPTDAQIEAMCQEVARVAKSWNWTEKDINVKSIMTHAEAASNRDGWIVHENYGPLMWGGTGERWDFLQLSRRGATNGGDVLREKILKYFQGASPAPKPLKFVSDQTIEANGKPLTVSIDENGSSWARAGELLTLYNLSYFWDSSKRRILIGNSDTAPKYLQDKVQPSVGYPLFEMSLQGGNSPIILTGIVRDGRAHCRVLEFAEEFGITASFNPLKLGRRLGG
- a CDS encoding photosystem II reaction center protein Ycf12, whose translation is MEFLSFLNDINFEALVQVTLVAMVMLAGPVVIFLLALRGGDL
- a CDS encoding 1-acyl-sn-glycerol-3-phosphate acyltransferase — encoded protein: MFSLATVEPWLYWSLYPIHRAVLKLYFGSIKIHGREYLPKQGPLILASKHSSRWDPLVLSLLSREPLRFMTNANQFEGIQGWLIERLGAFPVNLSRPSISSMRCAVDLLCAGCKLVIFPEGGIVRDRPLREFKTGLARLVLQAEASGRVQVPIVPISLSYSPTASPRANIIIRISAPLYTSAYCQENDKKTAELLTQALYSKILGSLLHKS